Proteins co-encoded in one Cupriavidus nantongensis genomic window:
- a CDS encoding DUF3306 domain-containing protein → MSESSFLSRWSQRKAAVREGVAVPAEPPQPAVPEPEAVPATVEATHEAPQDPPQDPPPTLADVAALRPGDEIARFVARGVDESVKRAALKTLFADPHFNVMDGLDIYIDDYSKPDPIPPEILRQLRQAETLGLFEPTDEERAAAEAAARLSQPEQVPPAAQTDARQQAQEAGAAPGADAETPALHASQSEQQGRRDLSQEAPQDPQPDPQQDQHKRA, encoded by the coding sequence ATGAGCGAATCGTCCTTCCTGTCGCGCTGGTCGCAACGCAAGGCCGCGGTGCGCGAGGGCGTGGCCGTTCCCGCCGAACCGCCGCAGCCGGCGGTGCCCGAGCCGGAGGCGGTCCCGGCCACCGTCGAGGCCACGCACGAGGCGCCGCAAGATCCGCCGCAAGATCCGCCGCCGACGCTGGCCGATGTCGCGGCGCTGCGGCCCGGTGACGAGATCGCCCGCTTCGTCGCGCGCGGCGTGGACGAGTCGGTCAAGCGCGCCGCGCTGAAGACACTGTTTGCCGATCCGCATTTCAATGTGATGGACGGGCTCGATATCTATATCGACGATTACAGCAAGCCGGACCCGATCCCGCCCGAGATCCTGCGCCAGTTGCGCCAGGCCGAGACGCTGGGCCTGTTCGAGCCGACCGACGAGGAACGCGCCGCGGCCGAAGCCGCGGCCCGGCTGTCGCAGCCGGAACAGGTACCGCCGGCGGCGCAAACGGACGCGAGGCAGCAAGCGCAGGAGGCGGGCGCGGCACCAGGTGCCGACGCCGAAACGCCGGCGCTGCACGCCAGTCAAAGCGAACAGCAGGGCCGGCGAGACTTGTCGCAAGAGGCGCCGCAAGACCCGCAGCCAGACCCGCAGCAAGACCAGCATAAACGCGCGTAG
- the apbC gene encoding iron-sulfur cluster carrier protein ApbC codes for MSLSTEQVTEALRTVIDPNTGKDLVSTRSARNIRIDGGEVALEVELGYPAKSQFDPIRKLVVAAVRQLPGVTNVSVAVSMKIVAHAVQRGVKLLPGVKNVIAVASGKGGVGKSTTAVNLALALAAEGARVGMLDADIYGPSLPMMLGIDGRPESADGQTMEPLEGHGLQANSIGFLIEQDNPMVWRGPMVTSALEQLLRQTNWRDLDYLIVDMPPGTGDVQLTLSQKVPVTGAVIVTTPQDIALLDAKKGLKMFEKVGIPILGIVENMAVYCCPNCGHVEHIFGHGGGEKMCADYGVDLLGSLPLNLSIREQADSGRPTVVAEPDSPVAEMYRAIARKVAIKVADKARDMTSKFPSIVVQNT; via the coding sequence TTGAGCCTCAGCACTGAGCAGGTTACCGAAGCCCTGCGCACCGTCATCGACCCCAATACGGGCAAGGACCTGGTGTCCACCCGCTCGGCCAGGAACATCCGCATCGATGGCGGCGAGGTAGCGCTGGAGGTGGAACTCGGCTACCCCGCGAAAAGCCAGTTCGATCCGATCCGCAAGCTGGTGGTGGCCGCGGTGCGGCAGCTGCCGGGCGTGACCAATGTCAGCGTGGCCGTGAGCATGAAGATCGTCGCCCACGCGGTGCAGCGCGGCGTCAAGCTGCTGCCGGGCGTGAAGAACGTGATCGCGGTGGCGTCGGGCAAGGGCGGCGTGGGCAAGTCGACCACGGCGGTGAACCTGGCGCTGGCGCTGGCCGCCGAAGGCGCGCGCGTGGGCATGCTCGACGCGGATATCTACGGCCCCAGCCTGCCGATGATGCTGGGCATCGACGGCCGCCCCGAATCCGCCGACGGCCAGACCATGGAGCCGCTGGAAGGCCACGGCCTGCAGGCCAATTCGATCGGCTTCCTGATCGAGCAGGACAACCCGATGGTGTGGCGCGGCCCGATGGTGACCTCGGCGCTGGAGCAGCTGCTGCGGCAGACCAACTGGCGCGACCTCGATTACCTGATCGTCGACATGCCGCCGGGCACCGGCGACGTGCAGCTGACGCTGTCGCAGAAGGTCCCGGTTACCGGCGCGGTGATCGTCACCACGCCGCAGGACATCGCGCTGCTGGATGCCAAGAAGGGCCTGAAGATGTTCGAGAAGGTGGGCATTCCCATCCTCGGCATCGTCGAGAACATGGCGGTCTATTGCTGCCCGAACTGTGGTCATGTCGAGCATATCTTCGGCCATGGCGGCGGCGAGAAGATGTGCGCCGACTACGGCGTCGACCTGCTCGGCAGCCTGCCGCTGAACCTGAGCATCCGCGAGCAGGCCGATTCCGGCCGCCCGACCGTGGTGGCCGAGCCCGACAGCCCGGTGGCCGAGATGTACCGTGCCATCGCGCGCAAGGTGGCGATCAAGGTCGCCGACAAGGCGCGCGACATGACTAGCAAGTTCCCCAGCATCGTCGTGCAGAACACCTGA
- a CDS encoding acetyl-CoA carboxylase family protein — protein sequence MKKLLIANRGEIALRVQRAARDLGIATVAVYATDDAGSRHRLLADEAVALQGEGAAAYLDIDAILAAARATGCDAIHPGYGFLSERADFASACAAAQVVFVGPEPEHLTLFGDKGRALALAARCGVPVMPATPGGATLDAVTAFFDEQDGAGVVLKAVGGGGGRGMRVVRERDALPEAYARCRSEARSAFGIDALYAERLVARARHIEVQIAGDGDSVIALGERDCTLQRRFQKVVEIAPSPALDAALRQRIVDAACTLAREARYRSLGTFEFLVEEPEAGGRRDGAALPFVFIEANPRLQVEHTVTEQVTGIDLVAVQLGLAQGRRLSELGLDPRHPPRMRGFAIQVRVNAEATDAQGLARPAQGRLERFDPPTGPDVRVDTHGYTGYAPSAHYDTLLAKLIVTSASDHFTDAVRRLQRALAEFNIAGIATNLDLLRALAERDDFASQQVHTRYMETALPALLERAAQIGAQHAARHALAGAAAAPVAATSSSASFDEQLGEGLCAVRAPMNGRVIELARENDVVKAGQTVAVLDAMKMEHAIVAEQAGRVIDLRTASGEQVAEGQVMLVLEPADAGAHAGADAERADPAAIRPDLQRVLDRHAFLYDAARPEAVARRHARGQRTARENVDDLCDAGSFREYGGLALAAQASRRSEADLIANTPADGLITGTGTINGSLFAPERARCAVLAYDATVLAGTQGKRNHTKTDRILEVALHNRLPTVIFAEGGGGRPGDVDFPTVAGLYQPSFGAFAELSGEVPVIGIASGRCFAGNAALLGCCDLIVATRNANIGMAGPAMIEGGGLGVFRPEDIGPAAVQYHNGVADLLVDDEAAAVAAAKHYLSMFQGRIDAWQAPDPLALRHVVPENRLRVYDTRAAIDGLADVGSVLELRAGFGTGIHTALARIEGRPVGILANNPRHLGGAIDADAADKAARFMQVCNAHGLPIVSLIDTPGFMVGPEVEARAQVRHVSRMFVIGAKLRVPFLAVVLRKGYGLGAMAMAAGGFRAPSFTVSWPTGEFGGMGLEGAVRLGFRKELEALPAGPQRDALYQQLVAQMYERGHAINAAAALELDAVIDPAATRQWLVSGLDAGEADPHRSQRPIRPFVDAW from the coding sequence GTGAAGAAGCTCCTGATCGCCAATCGCGGCGAGATCGCGTTGCGCGTGCAGCGCGCCGCCCGCGATCTCGGCATCGCCACCGTGGCCGTCTACGCCACCGACGACGCCGGCAGCCGGCACCGCCTGCTCGCCGACGAAGCCGTCGCGCTGCAGGGCGAAGGTGCGGCGGCCTATCTCGACATCGACGCCATCCTCGCCGCGGCGCGGGCCACCGGCTGCGATGCCATCCACCCCGGCTACGGTTTTCTCAGCGAGCGCGCCGACTTCGCCAGCGCCTGCGCGGCGGCGCAGGTCGTCTTTGTCGGCCCCGAGCCCGAACACCTCACGCTGTTCGGCGACAAGGGCCGCGCACTGGCGCTCGCCGCCCGCTGCGGCGTGCCGGTGATGCCGGCGACGCCGGGCGGCGCCACGCTCGATGCGGTGACCGCCTTCTTCGACGAGCAGGACGGCGCCGGCGTGGTGCTCAAGGCCGTTGGCGGTGGCGGTGGGCGCGGCATGCGCGTGGTCCGCGAACGCGACGCTTTGCCCGAGGCCTATGCGCGCTGCCGCTCCGAGGCACGCTCGGCGTTCGGCATCGACGCCCTCTACGCCGAGCGGCTGGTGGCGCGCGCGCGCCATATCGAAGTGCAGATCGCAGGCGACGGCGACAGCGTGATCGCGCTGGGCGAGCGCGACTGCACGCTGCAGCGCCGCTTCCAGAAGGTGGTGGAGATCGCGCCCAGCCCGGCGCTCGATGCCGCGCTGCGCCAGCGCATCGTCGACGCCGCCTGCACGCTGGCGCGTGAGGCGCGCTACCGCAGCCTGGGCACATTCGAGTTCCTGGTCGAGGAACCCGAGGCAGGCGGCCGCCGCGATGGCGCGGCGCTGCCCTTCGTCTTTATCGAGGCCAACCCGCGCCTGCAGGTCGAGCACACCGTCACCGAGCAGGTCACCGGGATCGACCTGGTCGCCGTCCAGCTGGGACTGGCGCAAGGGCGGCGCCTTTCCGAGCTGGGGCTGGACCCGCGCCACCCGCCGCGCATGCGCGGCTTTGCGATCCAGGTGCGCGTCAATGCCGAAGCCACCGACGCGCAGGGGCTGGCGCGGCCGGCGCAGGGCCGGCTGGAGCGCTTCGATCCGCCCACCGGGCCGGACGTGCGCGTCGACACGCATGGCTATACCGGCTATGCGCCCTCCGCGCATTACGACACGCTGCTGGCCAAGCTGATCGTGACCTCGGCCAGCGACCACTTCACTGACGCGGTGCGGCGCCTGCAGCGCGCGCTGGCCGAGTTCAATATCGCCGGCATCGCCACCAACCTGGACCTGCTGCGCGCGCTGGCCGAGCGCGATGACTTTGCCAGCCAGCAGGTGCATACCCGCTATATGGAGACGGCGCTGCCCGCGCTGCTGGAACGCGCCGCGCAGATCGGCGCGCAGCACGCGGCCAGGCATGCGCTCGCGGGCGCCGCGGCGGCGCCGGTGGCGGCCACGTCGAGCAGCGCCAGCTTCGACGAGCAGCTGGGCGAAGGCCTGTGCGCGGTGCGCGCGCCGATGAACGGCCGCGTGATCGAGCTGGCGCGCGAGAACGACGTGGTCAAGGCCGGCCAGACCGTGGCGGTGCTCGATGCGATGAAGATGGAACATGCCATCGTCGCCGAACAGGCGGGACGCGTGATCGACCTGCGCACCGCATCCGGCGAGCAGGTGGCCGAAGGCCAGGTGATGCTGGTGCTGGAGCCCGCCGACGCCGGCGCGCATGCCGGCGCCGACGCCGAACGCGCCGACCCCGCGGCGATCCGCCCCGACCTGCAGCGCGTGCTGGATCGCCATGCCTTCCTGTACGACGCGGCCCGCCCCGAGGCAGTGGCGCGCCGTCATGCGCGCGGCCAGCGCACCGCGCGCGAGAATGTCGACGACCTGTGCGATGCCGGCAGCTTCCGCGAATACGGCGGCCTGGCGCTGGCGGCGCAGGCGAGCCGGCGCAGCGAGGCCGACCTGATCGCCAACACCCCCGCCGACGGCCTGATCACCGGCACCGGCACCATCAACGGCAGCCTGTTCGCGCCGGAACGCGCGCGCTGCGCGGTGCTGGCCTACGACGCCACGGTGCTGGCCGGCACCCAGGGCAAGCGCAACCACACCAAGACCGACCGCATCCTGGAAGTGGCGCTGCACAACCGGCTACCCACGGTGATCTTTGCCGAAGGCGGCGGCGGGCGCCCGGGCGATGTCGACTTCCCCACTGTCGCCGGCCTGTACCAGCCGTCGTTCGGCGCCTTCGCCGAGCTGAGCGGCGAGGTGCCGGTGATCGGCATCGCGTCGGGGCGCTGCTTCGCCGGCAATGCCGCGCTGCTGGGCTGCTGCGACCTGATCGTCGCCACGCGCAACGCCAATATCGGCATGGCCGGCCCGGCCATGATCGAAGGCGGCGGCCTGGGCGTGTTCCGGCCCGAGGATATCGGCCCGGCCGCGGTGCAGTACCACAACGGCGTGGCCGACCTGCTGGTCGACGACGAAGCCGCGGCCGTGGCCGCGGCCAAGCACTACCTGTCGATGTTCCAGGGCCGCATCGACGCATGGCAGGCGCCCGACCCGCTGGCGCTGCGCCACGTGGTGCCGGAAAACCGCCTGCGCGTGTACGACACCCGTGCCGCCATCGACGGGCTGGCCGACGTCGGCAGCGTGCTGGAGCTGCGCGCCGGCTTCGGCACCGGCATCCATACCGCGCTGGCGCGCATCGAAGGCCGGCCGGTCGGCATCCTCGCCAACAATCCGCGCCACCTCGGCGGCGCCATCGACGCCGATGCCGCCGACAAGGCCGCGCGCTTCATGCAGGTGTGCAACGCGCATGGGCTGCCGATCGTGTCGCTGATCGACACGCCGGGCTTTATGGTCGGCCCCGAGGTCGAGGCCCGCGCGCAGGTGCGGCACGTGTCGCGCATGTTCGTGATCGGCGCCAAGCTGCGCGTGCCGTTCCTGGCGGTGGTGCTGCGCAAGGGCTATGGCCTGGGCGCGATGGCGATGGCCGCGGGCGGCTTCCGCGCGCCCAGCTTCACGGTGTCGTGGCCGACCGGCGAATTCGGCGGCATGGGGCTGGAGGGCGCGGTGCGGCTGGGCTTCCGCAAGGAACTGGAGGCGCTGCCGGCAGGCCCGCAGCGCGATGCGCTGTACCAGCAGCTGGTGGCGCAGATGTACGAGCGCGGCCATGCCATCAACGCCGCGGCGGCGCTGGAGCTCGATGCCGTGATCGACCCGGCCGCGACGCGGCAGTGGCTGGTCAGCGGCCTTGACGCGGGCGAGGCCGACCCGCACCGGTCGCAACGACCGATACGCCCCTTCGTCGACGCCTGGTAG
- the metG gene encoding methionine--tRNA ligase, which yields MTARRILVTSALPYANGQIHIGHLVEYIQTDIWVRFQRMMGNEVYYVGADDTHGTPVMLRAEKEGITPKQLIDRVWTEHKRDFDSFLVSFDNYYSTDAEENRELCEKIYLALKAEDLIAEREVEQFYDPVKNMFLPDRFIKGECPKCGAKDQYGDSCEVCGTTYVPTDLKNPYSVVSGATPVRKSSAHYFFRLSDPRCESFLREWVADLAQPEAANKMQEWLGAEGEASTLSDWDISRDAPYFGFEIPGAPGKYFYVWLDAPIGYYASFKNLAQQRGIDFDAWVGPHSTAEQYHFIGKDILYFHTLFWPAMLRFSGYRTPTNVFAHGFLTVDGAKMSKSRGTFITAQSYVDTGMNPEWLRYYFAAKLNASMEDLDLNLDDFIARVNSDLIGKYVNIASRAAGFLVKRFDGKVDEAALAHPLLEQLRQAAPQVAHLYESREYSKALRLVMELTDAVNAFVDTEKPWELAKDDGKRAALHAACSVSLEAFRLLTIYLKPVVPNVAAGVERFLNVAPLDWRAIDRQLSAASPVQPYQHLMTRVDARQVDALLAANRESLQATAAPSANAGANAAAIEPIADTITIDDFARIDLRVAKIVECQKVEGSNKLLQLTLDLGEGRTRNVFSGIQSAYTPEQLVGKLTVVVANLAPRKMKFGVSEGMVLAASAADEKAAPGLYILEPHSGAVPGMRIG from the coding sequence ATGACCGCACGTCGCATCCTCGTCACATCCGCCCTGCCCTACGCCAACGGCCAGATCCATATCGGCCACCTGGTGGAGTACATCCAGACCGATATCTGGGTGCGGTTCCAGCGCATGATGGGCAACGAGGTCTACTACGTCGGCGCCGACGACACCCATGGCACCCCGGTCATGCTGCGTGCCGAGAAGGAAGGCATCACCCCGAAGCAGCTGATCGACCGCGTCTGGACCGAGCACAAGCGCGATTTCGACAGCTTCCTGGTGTCGTTCGACAACTACTACAGCACCGATGCCGAGGAAAACCGCGAGCTGTGCGAAAAGATCTACCTGGCCCTGAAGGCCGAGGACCTGATCGCCGAGCGCGAGGTCGAGCAGTTCTACGACCCGGTCAAGAACATGTTCCTGCCCGACCGCTTCATCAAGGGCGAGTGCCCGAAGTGCGGCGCCAAGGACCAGTACGGCGATTCGTGCGAGGTATGCGGCACCACCTACGTGCCGACCGACCTGAAGAACCCGTACTCGGTGGTGTCGGGCGCGACGCCGGTGCGCAAGTCGTCGGCGCACTACTTCTTCAGGCTGTCCGATCCGCGCTGCGAGAGCTTCCTGCGCGAGTGGGTGGCCGACCTGGCCCAGCCCGAAGCCGCCAACAAGATGCAGGAATGGCTGGGCGCCGAGGGCGAGGCCTCGACCCTGTCCGACTGGGACATCTCGCGCGATGCGCCCTACTTCGGCTTCGAGATCCCGGGCGCGCCGGGCAAGTACTTCTACGTTTGGCTGGACGCGCCGATCGGCTACTACGCCAGCTTCAAGAACCTGGCGCAGCAGCGCGGCATCGATTTCGACGCCTGGGTCGGCCCGCACTCGACCGCCGAGCAGTACCACTTCATCGGCAAGGACATCCTGTACTTCCACACGCTGTTCTGGCCGGCGATGCTGCGCTTCTCGGGCTACCGCACCCCGACCAATGTCTTTGCCCACGGCTTCCTGACTGTCGACGGCGCCAAGATGAGCAAGTCGCGCGGCACCTTCATCACCGCGCAGAGCTATGTCGACACCGGCATGAACCCGGAGTGGCTGCGCTACTACTTCGCCGCCAAGCTCAACGCCAGCATGGAAGACCTCGACCTGAACCTCGACGACTTCATCGCGCGCGTCAACAGCGACCTGATCGGCAAGTACGTCAACATCGCCAGCCGCGCCGCGGGCTTCCTGGTCAAGCGCTTCGACGGCAAGGTCGACGAGGCCGCGCTGGCCCATCCGCTGCTGGAGCAGCTGCGCCAGGCCGCGCCGCAGGTGGCGCACCTGTATGAAAGCCGCGAGTACAGCAAGGCGCTGCGCCTGGTGATGGAGCTGACCGATGCCGTCAACGCCTTCGTCGATACCGAGAAGCCGTGGGAACTGGCCAAGGACGACGGCAAGCGCGCCGCGCTGCATGCGGCGTGCTCGGTCTCGCTGGAGGCGTTCCGCCTGCTGACGATCTACCTGAAGCCGGTGGTGCCCAACGTGGCCGCGGGCGTCGAGCGCTTCCTCAACGTCGCGCCGCTGGACTGGCGCGCGATCGACCGGCAGCTGTCGGCCGCCAGCCCGGTGCAGCCCTACCAGCACCTGATGACGCGCGTCGATGCCAGGCAGGTCGACGCGCTGCTGGCCGCCAACCGCGAATCGCTGCAGGCGACCGCGGCGCCCTCCGCCAACGCTGGCGCCAACGCAGCCGCGATCGAGCCGATCGCCGACACCATCACCATCGACGACTTCGCCAGGATCGACCTGCGCGTGGCGAAAATCGTCGAATGCCAGAAGGTGGAAGGCTCGAACAAGCTGCTGCAGCTGACGCTGGACCTGGGCGAAGGCCGCACCCGCAATGTGTTCTCCGGCATCCAGTCGGCTTACACGCCCGAGCAGCTGGTGGGCAAGCTGACCGTGGTGGTGGCAAACCTGGCGCCGCGCAAGATGAAGTTCGGCGTCTCCGAAGGCATGGTGCTGGCGGCCTCGGCCGCGGATGAAAAGGCCGCGCCCGGCCTGTACATCCTGGAGCCGCACAGCGGCGCGGTGCCGGGCATGCGCATCGGCTGA
- a CDS encoding AMP-binding protein translates to MDEQAFFADLEARHRKIWPAGLPDAPVYPHGEVPLGDYLRAWARKRPHHAALVWYGTTVTYAELDDLSERCAALLRGRGVGAGDRVAVMMGNCPQFHVVFYAILKLGAVYVPVNPLFKEQELVYELNDAGATTIIVQDQLAPLLMSVRAQTALRAVYTTSAGAMLPAQPELPLPAGLDAPALAVDGAIDLLQALRETAPVALPPVDLDALAALNYTGGTTGLPKGCMHTQRDMLYTAAASYALTGGVDAARLAEGSDDVMLNFLPMFWIAGENLGLIYPIFSGATVVLLARWDPVAVMAAIERYRVNRTFVVVDNAVELMNHPECGRYDLRSLQHTRAASFIRKITPDIRQRWHALTGSVIAEGAWGMTETHTSDTFTTGMQHDDMDLRGRPVFVGLPVPGTRIKICDFDTGAVLPVGAEGEIVVSTPSLFKGYWGRPDVDAEVFRDGWFRTGDIGAYDEAGYLHFLGRRKEMLKVRGMSVFPSELEVLLSRHPAVLGSAVVGRPDPDKGQVPVAFIRLRPEHADGTSADALHAWCREQMAVYKVPEIRILPEFPLTATGKVRKVELQALLDTEAGG, encoded by the coding sequence ATGGACGAACAGGCGTTCTTCGCGGACCTGGAAGCCCGGCATCGCAAGATCTGGCCCGCCGGCCTGCCCGACGCACCGGTCTACCCCCATGGCGAGGTGCCGCTGGGCGACTACCTGCGCGCATGGGCGCGCAAGCGCCCGCACCATGCCGCGCTGGTCTGGTACGGCACCACCGTCACCTATGCCGAACTCGACGACCTATCCGAGCGCTGCGCCGCGCTGCTCAGGGGCCGCGGCGTCGGCGCGGGCGACCGCGTCGCGGTGATGATGGGCAACTGCCCGCAGTTCCACGTGGTGTTCTACGCCATCCTGAAGCTGGGCGCGGTCTATGTGCCGGTCAACCCGCTGTTCAAGGAACAGGAGCTGGTGTACGAGCTCAACGATGCCGGCGCCACCACCATCATCGTGCAGGACCAGCTCGCGCCGCTGCTGATGTCGGTGCGCGCGCAGACCGCGCTGCGGGCGGTCTACACCACCAGTGCCGGCGCCATGCTGCCGGCGCAGCCCGAGCTGCCGCTGCCGGCCGGACTTGATGCGCCCGCGCTCGCCGTCGATGGCGCCATCGACCTGCTGCAGGCGCTGCGCGAGACCGCCCCGGTGGCGCTGCCGCCGGTCGACCTGGACGCGCTGGCCGCGCTGAACTACACCGGCGGCACCACCGGCCTGCCCAAGGGCTGCATGCACACGCAGCGCGACATGCTGTACACCGCGGCGGCCTCGTACGCGCTGACCGGCGGCGTCGACGCTGCGCGCCTGGCCGAGGGTTCGGACGACGTGATGCTGAACTTCCTGCCGATGTTCTGGATCGCGGGCGAGAACCTGGGCCTGATCTACCCGATCTTCAGCGGCGCGACCGTGGTGCTGCTGGCGCGCTGGGACCCGGTCGCGGTGATGGCGGCGATCGAGCGCTACCGCGTCAACCGCACCTTCGTCGTGGTCGACAACGCGGTCGAGCTGATGAACCACCCCGAGTGCGGCCGCTACGACCTGCGCTCGCTGCAGCATACGCGCGCCGCCTCGTTTATCCGCAAGATCACGCCCGACATCCGCCAGCGCTGGCACGCGCTGACCGGCAGCGTCATTGCCGAAGGCGCATGGGGCATGACCGAGACCCATACCAGCGACACCTTCACCACCGGCATGCAGCACGACGACATGGACCTGCGCGGCCGCCCGGTCTTCGTCGGCCTGCCGGTACCGGGCACGCGCATCAAGATCTGCGACTTCGACACCGGCGCGGTGCTGCCGGTCGGCGCGGAAGGCGAGATCGTGGTCAGCACGCCGTCGCTGTTCAAGGGCTACTGGGGCCGACCCGACGTCGACGCCGAGGTGTTCCGCGACGGCTGGTTCCGCACCGGCGATATCGGCGCGTATGACGAGGCCGGCTACCTGCATTTCCTGGGCCGGCGCAAGGAGATGCTGAAGGTGCGCGGCATGAGCGTGTTCCCGTCCGAGCTGGAGGTGCTGCTGTCGCGCCACCCGGCGGTGCTGGGCTCGGCCGTGGTGGGCCGCCCGGATCCGGACAAGGGCCAGGTGCCGGTGGCCTTTATCCGCCTGCGCCCCGAGCATGCCGACGGCACCAGCGCGGACGCATTGCATGCCTGGTGCCGCGAACAGATGGCGGTCTACAAGGTGCCCGAGATCCGCATCCTGCCCGAGTTTCCGCTGACCGCCACCGGCAAGGTGCGCAAGGTGGAACTGCAGGCGCTGCTGGACACCGAGGCCGGCGGCTGA
- a CDS encoding OmpA family protein: MKIKLVTVSLAAATLLAAGCATEQQTHTAVGTGVGAAVGAGLGNLIGGNTTGTLVGAAVGGAIGGATGYNWNAIRGKLNKDTAGTGTQITEQPDGSLKVNIPSQVTFDTDSATIKPSFRSVLDQVAQTLSQHQDVSANVVGHTDSTGNPNYNMQLSQRRAQSVAGYLGDRGVARNRLTAEGRGQSQPVADNGTEAGRAQNRRVEIFLKPIQG, translated from the coding sequence ATGAAGATCAAGCTCGTTACCGTTTCGCTCGCCGCCGCCACGCTGCTCGCCGCTGGCTGCGCCACCGAACAGCAAACCCACACGGCGGTTGGTACCGGCGTCGGCGCCGCGGTCGGCGCGGGGCTTGGCAACCTGATCGGCGGCAACACCACCGGCACGCTGGTGGGCGCGGCCGTCGGCGGCGCCATCGGCGGCGCGACCGGCTACAACTGGAACGCGATCCGCGGCAAGCTGAACAAGGACACCGCCGGCACGGGCACCCAGATCACCGAGCAGCCGGACGGCTCGCTGAAGGTCAACATCCCCAGCCAGGTCACCTTCGACACCGACAGCGCCACCATCAAGCCGTCGTTCCGCTCGGTGCTCGACCAGGTCGCGCAGACGCTGAGCCAGCACCAGGACGTCAGCGCCAACGTGGTGGGCCATACCGACAGCACCGGCAACCCCAACTACAACATGCAGCTGTCGCAGCGCCGCGCCCAGAGCGTGGCCGGCTACCTGGGTGATCGCGGCGTCGCACGCAACCGCCTGACGGCCGAAGGACGCGGCCAGAGCCAGCCGGTCGCAGACAACGGCACCGAGGCCGGACGGGCACAAAATCGCCGCGTCGAAATTTTTTTGAAACCAATTCAAGGGTGA
- a CDS encoding DUF3305 domain-containing protein, translating into MDSQPTASLPPPGARPAVTMAVVMRKVALANRWQPWKWQLDAVLPDLGEFGTQPVCLEHDAHGARWLYPGYEVELFRDQGEGYYLNLTSATPCWFVLWRMPEDEGKGDAEDAHPVPVTVALSYNEAGRWLDAGETVENVPLAPEQRDWLQAYVNEHYRPEPKQRRRPESFKAPDERARY; encoded by the coding sequence ATGGACAGCCAGCCCACTGCCAGCCTGCCGCCGCCCGGCGCCCGCCCCGCCGTCACCATGGCCGTGGTGATGCGCAAGGTGGCGCTGGCCAACCGCTGGCAGCCCTGGAAATGGCAGCTGGACGCGGTGCTGCCCGACCTGGGCGAGTTCGGCACGCAGCCGGTATGCCTGGAGCACGATGCCCACGGCGCGCGCTGGCTGTATCCCGGCTACGAGGTCGAGCTGTTCCGCGACCAGGGCGAGGGCTATTACCTGAACCTGACCTCGGCCACGCCGTGCTGGTTCGTGCTGTGGCGCATGCCCGAGGATGAAGGCAAGGGCGACGCAGAGGATGCGCATCCGGTGCCGGTCACCGTGGCGCTGTCGTACAACGAGGCCGGGCGCTGGCTGGATGCCGGCGAGACCGTCGAGAACGTGCCGCTGGCGCCGGAGCAGCGCGACTGGCTGCAAGCCTACGTCAACGAACATTACCGGCCCGAGCCCAAGCAGCGGCGCCGGCCCGAATCCTTCAAGGCGCCGGACGAACGCGCCCGTTACTGA